ATTTGCTATCCGAAATAGTCTGACCCTCATTGCTATTGAATCCTTGTCCTTATAGCTCATCTTCGGCGCGTCTGCGTTCCTGTAAGCGATCGCGCTCCGACTCATCTGGACTCCGCAAATACTCCCCACTCTCTCGGTCAAAAAAACGCAATTTACCATCCGGCAACACCCGCATCTCCAACCCTAAAACTGGAGAAAAAACCGATAACGTACCATCAGCCAACTCATTCAGAGTCAATAATTGATACTCTCCATTCACTAACCTGCGTCCTCTCAACCGAGGCTGCAAATAATCCCCACTGGGGTCATATTGGAAATATTCCGTTACCCCCATCTGAGCATAAGTGACCGGTTTATCTCGCTCATCCTTGTGTCGGGTACTCATGGAAGTCACCTCCAAAACCCAATCGGGATAACGGTTATTCTCCTCCCAGACGCGGTAACTTCTGCGGGGGCGATTTTCAGCTCCAAAAACCACAAATACATCCGGACAAACCACCGCATCCGGTACTCCTTGTTCGTAGGATAGCCAAAGATTACCAGAAACGTAAACATCCGAACGATTTTGGAAGTAACATTTCAGCGATTCTACGCCATAAACAAGGTAATCGCGAGCGGGGTCACTTTCAGCCATGGGCGCTCCATCGGGTTCGGGATAGATAAGGGGACTTTTTAAGGAAGTGGGGTTCATGGTGAGGGATGTAATCCATTAAATTACTACAGGTTTGACGGATCTATACCTTGTTCTAGCAGATATTGACGAAGTTTTTGTACTTCTGCTTCTGCTTGTTCAGCCCGTTGGCGTTCCTGCAAGCGATCGCGCTCCGACTCATCCGGACTGCGTAAATACTCTCCCCGCTCTCGGTCAAAAAACCGCAATTTACCATCCGGCAGTACCCGCATCTCTAATCCCAACACGGGAGAGAAAACAGATAATATTCCATCTTCTAATTCATTGAGAGTCAATAATTGATACTCTCCATTGACTAACCTGCGTCCTCTCAACCGAGGCTGCAAATAATCGCCGCTAGGGTCATATTGGAAATATTCTGTTACGCCCATTTGGGCATAAGTGACCGGTTTATCGCGTTCATCCTTGTGTCGCGTACTCATGGAAGTCACTTCCAACACCCAATC
The genomic region above belongs to Roseofilum capinflatum BLCC-M114 and contains:
- a CDS encoding Uma2 family endonuclease: MNPTSLKSPIIYPEPDGAPMAESDPARDYLVYGVESLKFYFQERSDVYVSGNLWLSYEQGVPDAVVCPDVFVVFGAENRPRRSYRVWEENNRYPDWVLEVTSMSTRHKDERDKPVTYAQMGVTEYFQYDPSGDYLQPRLRGRRLVNGEYQLLTLNELEDGILSVFSPVLGLEMRVLPDGKLRFFDRERGEYLRSPDESERDRLQERQRAEQAEAEVQKLRQYLLEQGIDPSNL
- a CDS encoding Uma2 family endonuclease, with product MNPTSLKSPLIYPEPDGAPMAESDPARDYLVYGVESLKCYFQNRSDVYVSGNLWLSYEQGVPDAVVCPDVFVVFGAENRPRRSYRVWEENNRYPDWVLEVTSMSTRHKDERDKPVTYAQMGVTEYFQYDPSGDYLQPRLRGRRLVNGEYQLLTLNELADGTLSVFSPVLGLEMRVLPDGKLRFFDRESGEYLRSPDESERDRLQERRRAEDEL